Sequence from the Kineosporia succinea genome:
GTCGGCCAGCAGCGCGATGCGTTCGCGCACATAGAGTTTGCGCGATCGGGCCAGCTTGGCCGCGGCCGACGCCGTCGGGCCCAGCGTGGCCGAGCGGGCCCGGTCGAGCTCCTTGCGCGAGGGCAGGGCCTCGGCCGGCGTCACCGCCGTGCCTCCCTCGGCCGGACCGGGCCGAGCAGCCCCCCGGGATCAGCCACGGTCCGCCGCCGCGTCATTCGACCTCCAGCCCGAGCCCCCGGCTGATGACCAGCCGCTGCACCTCGGACGTGCCCTCGCCGATCTCGAGAATCTTGGCGTCCCGGTAGAAACGGGCCACCGGATACTCTTCCATGAACCCGTACCCCCCGAAAACCTGTGTGGCCACGCGGGTCGCGTCGACCGCCGCCTCACTGCTGAACAGCTTGGCCATGGCCGCAGCCTGTTTCACCACCCGCGACGGCGCCCCCTCGTCCTTCAGGGCCGCGGCCCGGTAGGTCAGCAGGGCCGACGCCTCGATCGCCGTCGCCAGGTCGGCCAGGCTGAACGCCACCGCCTGCCGCGACCCGATCGGCCGCCCGAACGTCTCCCGCTCGCCCGCGTACTTCAGCGCCGCCTCCAGGCAGCCCCGGGCCAGTCCCACCGCCAGCGCCGAGATCGCGATGCGCCCGTCGTCGAGAATGGCCAGGAACTGGTGGAATCCGCGACCCTGCACGCCCAGCAGCGCCGATCCGGGCACCCGCACACCGTCGAGGGTCAGCGGGTGGGTGTCCGAGATCCGCCAGCCCAGCTTGTCGTACGCCGGGCCGGCCTCGAAACCGGCTGTGCCGGAGGGCACCAGGAACGTGGAGATCGACCCGTCGTCGTGCCGGGCCGTCACCGAGACCACCGACGTGACCGAACTGCCGGAGTTGGTGATGAACTGCTTCGACCCGTCGATGACCCACTCGTCGCCGTCCCGGCGCACCCGGGTGCGGGTGCCGCCGGCGTCCGAGCCGGCGCCGGGCTCGGTCAGGCCGAACGCCGCCAGGGTGCGCCCGGCGACAAGATCGGGCAGCCAGTGCTCCTTCTGGGCGTCGTCGCCGAAGGTCAGGATCGGGTTGATCCCCAGCCCGACGCCCGCCGAAAGAGTGATGCCGATCGACTGGTCGACGCGTCCCAGCTCTTCGATGGCGACGCAGAGGCTGGTGAAGTCGCCACCCGAGCCACCGTACTTCTCCGGGGCGGTGAGGCCGAACAGCCCCAGATCGCCCATCTTGTGCACCAGGTCGACCGGGAAGTGGTGGGTGCGATCCCACTCCGCGACGTAGGGGGCGATCTCCCGTTGCGCGAACGCCCGCACACTGGCACGGAAGATCTCGTGTTCGGCCGAGAGCTCGAAGCGGCCAGCTCGTTCTGGGTCCACGAACTCAACGGTACCCATGGGGTGCCGTCGCGGGCTACATTGTGCGTGATCCGCCTCACCCAAGGGCGGATCGGCTACGTCCTCGGGCTCCCCGGCGGCCACCCATCGCTGCGGGGTCCGGCACCTGACCTGGTGAGTGGATGCAAGGAGGATGCAATGGAGCAACCTGCGAACCCCGCGGACCCCGTCCGGCTCCTGGAGCCCGACGGCACACTTCGCGACGACCCGTCCGGTCTGGACGTCACCCCCGAACTCGTGCGTGACCTGTACCGCTGGATGCGCCTGACCCGCCGCCTCGACACCGAGGCGTTCTCCCTGCAGCGCCACGGCGAGCTCGGCCTCTGGGCACCGAGTCTCGGCCAGGAGGCCGCGCAGGTCGGGTCCATCACCGCACTACGCCCCACCGACCACGTCTTCCCGAGCTACCGCGAGCACGCCGCCGCGCTGGTGCGGGGCGTGACCCCGGCGCAGATGCTCGAGCAGTGGCGGGGTGTGTCGGGCTGCGGCTGGGACCCGGCGGCCCTCCACCTGCACGCCTACACGGTGGTTCTCGCGGCCCATCTGCCCCACGCCACCGGCTACGCCATGGGGGTGCAGCGCGACGGCACGGACGAGGTGGTCACCGCGTACTTCGGCGACGGCGCCTCGAGTCAGGGCGACGCGAACGAGGCCTTCAACTGGGCGGCCGCCTGCAACGCGCCGGTGCTGTTCTTCGCGCAGAACAACCAGTACGCGATCTCGACGCCGACCCGCCTGCAGATGCGCACGCCGATGCACCGGCGGGCCCGGGGTTTCGGCCTGGAGTCGTACCTGGTCGACGGCAACGACGTGCTCGCGGTGCACGCCGTCACCCGGGAGGCCGTGGCCCACATCCGGTCCGGGGCCGGGCCCGTGCTGATCGAGGCGCTGACCTACCGCGCCGGCCCGCACACCAGCTCCGACGACCCCACGCGCTACCGCGACCAGGCCGAGGCCGACGCCTGGCTGGCGCGGGATCCGGTGGCGAGGGTCGAGAAACTCCTCGACGCGCGGAACTGGTGGGAGCCCGGGTGGCGGGAGGCGCTGGACCAGGAGTGCGACCGGCTCGGTGCCGAGCTGCGCTCGGCCGTGCAGGCTTTCGGCCCGGTCGAGCTGGGTGACCTGTTCGACACCGTGCTGAGCACCCGCACCGATCTGCTGAACGCGCAGAAGGCCGACTACGGCGACTTCGTCGCGGGATTCGAGGAGGTGGCGTCATGACCCGGCTGAGTCTGTCCGCGGCGCTGAACTCGGGCCTGCGGCACGTGCTGGAAGAAGACCCGAAGGCCGTGATCCTGGGCGAGGACGTGGGTCCGCTCGGGGGCGTGTTCCGGGTGACCGACGGCCTGAGCAAGGATTTCGGCTCCGACCGGGTGATCGACACGCCGCTGGCCGAGTCGTCGATCGTCGGCACCGCGATCGGCCTGGCCATGCGCGGCTACCACCCGATCTGCGAGATCCAGTTCGACGGGTTCGTCTACCCGGCCTTCAACCAGATCGTGTCGCAGCTGGCCAAGATGCGGGCCCGCACCGCCGGGAAGGTGCCGCTGCCGGTCGTCGTGCGGATCCCGTGCGGCGGCGGCATCGGCGCGGTCGAGCACCACAGTGAGAGCAACGAGGCCTATTTCGCCCACACGGCCGGGCTGCGCGTGGTGATCTGCTCCGACCCGCAGAGCGGCCACTACATGCTGCGCCAGGCCATGATGAGCGGCGACCCGGTGATCTTCTACGAGCCGAAACGCCGCTACTGGGAGAAGGGCGAGGTGTCCTCCGACCTGCGGCTGGCACCGGCTTTCGACCGGGCGGTCGTGGCCCGGCCGGGCACCGACGCCACCGTCGTCTGCTACGGCGGGATGGTCTCGACGTGCCTGGAGGCCGCCGCCACCGCACACGAGGAGGGGCACGAGCTCGAGGTCATCGACCTGCGCTCGTTGTCACCGCTCGACCTGGACACGGTGACCGCGTCGGTCCGGAAGACGGGGCGCTGCCTGGTGGTTCACGAGGCCCCGGGCTTCGCCGGGCTGGGTGCGGAGGTGGTCAGCGGGGTCACCGAGCGCTGCTTCTACCACCTCGAGGCGCCGGTGCTGCGGGTGACGGGCTTCGACATGCCCTACCCCTCGGCCAAGTACGAGAACCAGTACCTGCCCGACGCCGACCGCGTGCTCGCGGCGGTGGACAAGCTGCTGGAGTTCTGAGATGCCCAGTGAGTTCAAGCTTCCCGACGTCGGCGAGGGCCTGACCGAGGCCGAGATCGTCACCTGGCGGGTGGCGGTCGGCGACACGGTCGCGATCAACGACCCGCTGGTCGAGATCGAGACCGCGAAATCCCTGGTGGAGCTGCCGTCCCCGTTCGCCGGCACGGTCGGCGAACTCCTCGTCCCGGCGGGCGAGCTCGTGCCGGTGGGCACGCCCATCGTCACGATCACCGACGCGGCCGAGACCGACAACGAGCCGATCGGTGTTCCGGACGACGAGACACCCCCGTCCACGCTGGTCGGTTACGGGCCGGGACACAGCCGTGGCCGCTCGCGCCGCCGTCCTCCCCCGGCGACCCCGAAACCCGAGGCGACCGCGCCGGTGACCGACGCGTCCACCATTGAAACCCCCGGAACCACCCGGCCCCGGGCCAAGCCACCCGTGCGCAAACTCGCCCGTGACCTCGGTATCGAGCTCGCGGCGGTCACGCCCAGCGGCACCGGCGGCATCATCACCCGTGAGGACGTGGTGGCGGCTGCGGCACTCCCGGAACCTCCGGCGGACCTCGTCGAGGACACCCCTCAGGCCGTCGTGGCCGGCGACGGCGACGAGCACGTCCCGGTGAGAGGTGTGCGGGCGGCGACGGCCGCGGCGATGACGGCGAGCGCGTTCACGGCTCCGCACGTGACCGTCTTTCACACGGTGGATGTGTCGAGGTCGGTCAAGCTGGTCGCAAAGCTGCGGGAGGACAAGGCCTTCGAGGGGTCCCGGGTGACGATCATGCTGCTGGCGGCGCGGGCCCTGTGCCTGACCGCCCGCGAGTTCCCCGACCTGAACGCGACGTTCGGCGAGGGCGAGATCCTGCGTCATCCGCGGGTGCATCTGGGGGTGGCGACAGCGGCCGAGCGGGGGCTGCTGGTGCCGGCGATCCCCGATGCGGGCGCGCTGGGCCTGCCCGGCCTGGCCCGCGAGGTCACCCGGATGACGGAGCTGGCGCGTTCGGGCAAGGCCTCCCCGGCGCAGTTGTCGGGCAGCACGGTCACGCTGACGAACATTGGTGTGTTCGGCGTGGATTCGGGGACGCCGATCCTGAACCCGGGCCAGAGCGCGATCCTGTGCCTGGGCTCGGTGCGGCGGGTGCCGGCCGAGCACAAGGGCCGCGTCGAGCTGCGCTGGATGACACAGCTGGCGATGTCGTTCGACCACCGGATCATCGACGGCCAGCAGGGCGCCCAGGCGCTGGCGCGGGTCGGGGCGATCCTGCGCGATCCCCGGCGGGAGCTGCTGATGGTGTGAGGGTCAGGGCACCGGGCGCCAGGTGACGCCGTCCCACCAGGCCCGGCCGTCGGGCGACATCTGCACCGGCTGCTGCTGTCCGACGGCCGGGACGGAACTCCAGGCCGGGCCGCCGTCAGCCGTGATCACGGGGTGGAACGGGGCGTCGTGCAGCACGATCTCGACCACCCGGTCCTGCTGAACCGACGCCACCGAAATCTCCCACCCAGCGACTTCTCCCCCGGAAGATCCGCAGCCTAGGGCATTGCGGGGCCCGCCCGCTCTACGCCCCGACGGCCTCGATGTTCGGTTCCGGCACCACGTTGCGCCGCTTCCACACGAAGAACCCGGTCAGCGTGAACACGCCGTAGAACAGGTACATCAGCCCGGACGCGTAGTACCCGGCCGAGAACAGCAACGGCACGCCGACCACGTCGACGGCCACCCAGATGAGCCAGAACTCGGTCCAGCCCTTGGCCATGCCGTAGGTGGCCAGGATCGAGCCGACGAAGATCCAGGCGTCGGACCAGACCGGCTCGTACGAGCCGAGCGCGCGGAAGATCGGCGTCAGCAGCAGCGTGCCGGCGATCATGCCCGCGATCAGGGCCAGGCGCGTCGGCCAGGAGGCCCAGCGCGGTTCGATCATCACCTCGTGGCCGCCGGCCGGACCGGACGGACGGCGCGTCCAGCGGTACCAGCCGTAGATCGAGACCAGCACGAACATCACCTGGCGGCCGGCCTGGCCGAGCAGGTTGACCGGATTGGGGGTGCCGAACGCGGCGCCCATGAAGACGGTGAAGAGCAGCACGTTGCCGACGATGCCGACCGGCCACGCCCAGGCCTTGCGGCGCATCCCGCCCAGGGCGCTGAGCAGGCCGAACAGGTTGCCGATCACCTCGCGCCACAGAATGGTCTGGCTGCCGATGTGCAGCTGTGCGTCGAACAGCCAGTCGATCAGGCCCACTTTGCGGTCCTCCGCGCATCACGTCCGGTGCGCACGAATGCGCGCGCACGAACGCCCACAACCCGCTCGCGGGCTCCGGCATTCCGGGGAGCGCCGCAGGTCACACTGCCACGACCCGATGGTGGACGCGTGCGCGCACCGGTGCGCGCACGCGTCCACCATCGGATGTGGATCAGCTGGGCCGCTGATGCATGTGGCCGTGGCCGTCGAGCTCGACGACCGTGGTGACACCGATCCGCCCGAGGAACGCCGCGTCGTGGCTGACGACCAGCAGCGCGCCGCGGTAGGCGTCGAGGGCCTCGGCCAGCTGCTCGACGCTGGTGATGTCCAGGTTGTTCGTCGGCTCGTCGAGGATCAGCAGCTGGGCCGGCGGCTCGGCCAGCAGGAGCCGGGCCAGCGCGACACGGAACCGCTCGCCACCGGACAGCGTGCTGACCGGGCGGCCCGTGCTGTCGCCCCGCAGCAGGAGCCGGGCCAGCTGGTTGCGGATCGTTCCCGCGGACAGCGCGGGAGCGACCGCCTGCACGTTGCCGATCGCGTCGGCCTGCTCGTCGAGGCCGTCGAGGCGCTGCGGCAGGAACCCGACGCGCTCGGTCAGGAGACGGCCGTGCGGACGCCCGGGAACCGGTTCGGTGCCCTGGACGAGGTGATGCAGCAACGTCGACTTGCCCGTGCCGTTGCCCCCGGCCAGCGCCACCCGCTCCGGGCCGCGGATCACGAGGGTGCGGTCGCCGTCGCGCAGTTCGGCCAGGTCACGGCCGCGCGGGACGTCGGGATCGGGCAGCGTCAGGTGGATGTGCTCGTCGTCGCGCACCCGGGCGTCCGCCGCGTCCACCAGCGCCTGGGCCACCTGCACCTTGTCGTCGAGGGTGCCGCGCAGGGCCCCGGCCGAGACCTGCGCCCGGCTGGCCCGGTTGCCCGCCAGGATCTTCGGGATCCCGCCGTCCCTCGCGGTCTTGCGGGCGGTGCGCTCGCGGCGGGCCAGCTTGGTCTCGGCCTCGACGCGCTGGCGTTTCTCGGCCCTGAGGGTCTGCTGGGCCGAGCGCGCGGCCTGCACGGCGGCGGACTGGTCCCGTTCCTGGTGTTCCTTCCATGCACTGTACGGACCGCCGAACGTGGTGAGAGCGCCGCCGTACAGCTCGGCGGTGTGCTCCATGTGCTCGAGGAGCTCGAGGTCGTGACTGACCACGACGAGGGTGCCCGGCCACTGGTCGACGAACTGCGTGAGCTGGGCGCGGGTGGACCGGTCGAGATTGTTCGTGGGTTCGTCGAGCAGGGTGACGGCGGTGCGGCGCAGCCGCAGGCCGGTGATCGCGATCAGCATGGCCTCACCGCCGGAGACCTCGGTGACGCGGCGGCCGAGATCGGCGGCGGAGAAGCCGATCTGGTGCAGGGCCTCGTCGGCGCGGGACTCGATGTCCCAGTCGTCGCCGACGGCGTCGAAGTGGTGCTCGTCGACCGCGCCGGACTCGATGGCGTGCAGGGCGTCGAGAGTGCTCTGGATGCCGAGCAGGTCGGCGACGGTCGTGCCGTGGCGCAGAGTCAGGGTCTGCGGCAGGTAGCCGACCTCGCCGGTGACGTCGACGTGCCCGGCGCCGGGGTGCAGCTCACCGGCGATCAGGCGCAGCAGCGTGGACTTCCCGGCGCCGTTGCGGCCGATCAGGCCGGTGCGGCCGGTGGTGAAGGTGCCGTTGACGCCGGCCAGCGCCACACTGCCGTCGGGCCACGCGAAGGTCAGGTCGTGCAGGGTGACAGCGGATTTCGGGGAGTTCTTCGCAGACATGGGGAGCGTCTCTTTCCTCTCCCGGGCAGCCGGAACCGGCCGGGCGGGAGGCAGGCACGTGTCATGACAGGACCACGGACACGAACGTGCTGGTGAGGAACACGCAGAAGGCGTGCGTCAGAAGGCCGCCCGCAGACGGGCGACGGCCACCGGCAGTTCGGTGGCTAGTTGTCAGGCACCTCGATCAGCTCCACGTCGGCGACCGTAACAGTCACCCGCTCCGGGCGCCTCCGATTTATGCACCGGACGAAACACCCGCCGGTCACCACCCGTCATCCGTACGCAACAGTCCGCTCCTACGGTCGAGGGATCGTCCCCCGATGAGGAGCGTGATCCT
This genomic interval carries:
- a CDS encoding thiamine pyrophosphate-dependent dehydrogenase E1 component subunit alpha: MEQPANPADPVRLLEPDGTLRDDPSGLDVTPELVRDLYRWMRLTRRLDTEAFSLQRHGELGLWAPSLGQEAAQVGSITALRPTDHVFPSYREHAAALVRGVTPAQMLEQWRGVSGCGWDPAALHLHAYTVVLAAHLPHATGYAMGVQRDGTDEVVTAYFGDGASSQGDANEAFNWAAACNAPVLFFAQNNQYAISTPTRLQMRTPMHRRARGFGLESYLVDGNDVLAVHAVTREAVAHIRSGAGPVLIEALTYRAGPHTSSDDPTRYRDQAEADAWLARDPVARVEKLLDARNWWEPGWREALDQECDRLGAELRSAVQAFGPVELGDLFDTVLSTRTDLLNAQKADYGDFVAGFEEVAS
- a CDS encoding ABC-F family ATP-binding cassette domain-containing protein; the encoded protein is MSAKNSPKSAVTLHDLTFAWPDGSVALAGVNGTFTTGRTGLIGRNGAGKSTLLRLIAGELHPGAGHVDVTGEVGYLPQTLTLRHGTTVADLLGIQSTLDALHAIESGAVDEHHFDAVGDDWDIESRADEALHQIGFSAADLGRRVTEVSGGEAMLIAITGLRLRRTAVTLLDEPTNNLDRSTRAQLTQFVDQWPGTLVVVSHDLELLEHMEHTAELYGGALTTFGGPYSAWKEHQERDQSAAVQAARSAQQTLRAEKRQRVEAETKLARRERTARKTARDGGIPKILAGNRASRAQVSAGALRGTLDDKVQVAQALVDAADARVRDDEHIHLTLPDPDVPRGRDLAELRDGDRTLVIRGPERVALAGGNGTGKSTLLHHLVQGTEPVPGRPHGRLLTERVGFLPQRLDGLDEQADAIGNVQAVAPALSAGTIRNQLARLLLRGDSTGRPVSTLSGGERFRVALARLLLAEPPAQLLILDEPTNNLDITSVEQLAEALDAYRGALLVVSHDAAFLGRIGVTTVVELDGHGHMHQRPS
- a CDS encoding alpha-ketoacid dehydrogenase subunit beta, with amino-acid sequence MTRLSLSAALNSGLRHVLEEDPKAVILGEDVGPLGGVFRVTDGLSKDFGSDRVIDTPLAESSIVGTAIGLAMRGYHPICEIQFDGFVYPAFNQIVSQLAKMRARTAGKVPLPVVVRIPCGGGIGAVEHHSESNEAYFAHTAGLRVVICSDPQSGHYMLRQAMMSGDPVIFYEPKRRYWEKGEVSSDLRLAPAFDRAVVARPGTDATVVCYGGMVSTCLEAAATAHEEGHELEVIDLRSLSPLDLDTVTASVRKTGRCLVVHEAPGFAGLGAEVVSGVTERCFYHLEAPVLRVTGFDMPYPSAKYENQYLPDADRVLAAVDKLLEF
- the pnuC gene encoding nicotinamide riboside transporter PnuC translates to MGLIDWLFDAQLHIGSQTILWREVIGNLFGLLSALGGMRRKAWAWPVGIVGNVLLFTVFMGAAFGTPNPVNLLGQAGRQVMFVLVSIYGWYRWTRRPSGPAGGHEVMIEPRWASWPTRLALIAGMIAGTLLLTPIFRALGSYEPVWSDAWIFVGSILATYGMAKGWTEFWLIWVAVDVVGVPLLFSAGYYASGLMYLFYGVFTLTGFFVWKRRNVVPEPNIEAVGA
- a CDS encoding dihydrolipoamide acetyltransferase family protein translates to MPSEFKLPDVGEGLTEAEIVTWRVAVGDTVAINDPLVEIETAKSLVELPSPFAGTVGELLVPAGELVPVGTPIVTITDAAETDNEPIGVPDDETPPSTLVGYGPGHSRGRSRRRPPPATPKPEATAPVTDASTIETPGTTRPRAKPPVRKLARDLGIELAAVTPSGTGGIITREDVVAAAALPEPPADLVEDTPQAVVAGDGDEHVPVRGVRAATAAAMTASAFTAPHVTVFHTVDVSRSVKLVAKLREDKAFEGSRVTIMLLAARALCLTAREFPDLNATFGEGEILRHPRVHLGVATAAERGLLVPAIPDAGALGLPGLAREVTRMTELARSGKASPAQLSGSTVTLTNIGVFGVDSGTPILNPGQSAILCLGSVRRVPAEHKGRVELRWMTQLAMSFDHRIIDGQQGAQALARVGAILRDPRRELLMV
- a CDS encoding acyl-CoA dehydrogenase family protein, coding for MDPERAGRFELSAEHEIFRASVRAFAQREIAPYVAEWDRTHHFPVDLVHKMGDLGLFGLTAPEKYGGSGGDFTSLCVAIEELGRVDQSIGITLSAGVGLGINPILTFGDDAQKEHWLPDLVAGRTLAAFGLTEPGAGSDAGGTRTRVRRDGDEWVIDGSKQFITNSGSSVTSVVSVTARHDDGSISTFLVPSGTAGFEAGPAYDKLGWRISDTHPLTLDGVRVPGSALLGVQGRGFHQFLAILDDGRIAISALAVGLARGCLEAALKYAGERETFGRPIGSRQAVAFSLADLATAIEASALLTYRAAALKDEGAPSRVVKQAAAMAKLFSSEAAVDATRVATQVFGGYGFMEEYPVARFYRDAKILEIGEGTSEVQRLVISRGLGLEVE